A portion of the Pangasianodon hypophthalmus isolate fPanHyp1 chromosome 20, fPanHyp1.pri, whole genome shotgun sequence genome contains these proteins:
- the LOC113537884 gene encoding uncharacterized protein LOC113537884, translated as MPLRVYWLLLLNLAVNISAETVYSSGSQYGREIGNLAEAERTPATSESLPQEVSCSGVKGQGPCSEMVSTGGSNDPSFQAASYNGTFSFSGVASQGSRHDIIQLGDAYSSPVFASSLNSSPSVRGSNLVQNLQPVVSNNNAEYDPSTPHIASYGSVYRLLKPHGAYSSSRTVPSASYKLPISSSVTTMSKSIPNGQNGYKPGFSQISYDATQQGDANNSVAATYYSRNKPSLSSMVISSGPMIKFIMPNESNYQLVQTINKAQSSNEPDTSIKPLVTVDLPTTETSKPFEHSQGMIYQRPTSQPQVPNESRCQCPQTVKKPIASPKPHLASKNPSTLQSKTTETRFTHLGNAYSSVDTTHKSSSVFKPAQTTYMQQIAQQLAGFSQDDVHDSSSTVEPLSGSVYTRPGYVYGTFVNTGASMYMPSSSAKTVQSNYMQHFYEAGLYFTKVVYGSSSSAVASGDSKDGFTLSGNANSSADNTYTSNSQPTASGSNLSQNPYFIARQGQSSYSMFKPQQPNYKSFPTRYMQIPSKSFNTSFSQKDSVQDSEQLNQMRNQLPDIQAVTSEGFQTWHHSVLVSAPLQDSDQSKHPRKPDSQPLISIQSHPYKPKNLFEYLSSLPLPAGQSVSSNYNQLQTGQSTGQPESANLTNYNPIQTINSTSKPIQGYHSPAPSLVSQGSVGLAMPRPVSDPLNSGYVVDQASNQSVVLVKPSQQFFRPFSSLLSSPESRPVSSESWYRPSQPDSEFALRSSRPVLNFQKVSFTRPLQSGKGSFSPTQKEYDSNHSNYQLSYD; from the exons ATGCCTTTGAG GGTCTATTGGCTACTCCTGCTGAATCTTGCTGTGAACATCAGTGCTGAAACTG TTTACAGCTCTGGCTCCCAATATGGAAGAGAAATAGGAAACTTAGCTGAGGCCGAAAGGACTCCTGCGACAAGTGAAAGCCTACCACAGGAAGTTTCTTGCAGTGGTGTAAAGGGTCAAGGTCCTTGCTCTGAGATGGTATCGACAGGTGGCAGTAATGATCCTTCTTTCCAGGCTGCAAGTTACAATggcactttctctttctctggagTGGCCTCACAGGGATCAAGGCATGACATCATCCAATTGGGAGACGCCTATAGCTCGCCAGTTTTTGCCTCTTCTTTAAACTCCAGCCCTTCAGTCAGGGGTTCTAATCTGGTTCAAAACTTGCAGCCTGTAGTTTCTAACAACAATGCTGAGTATGATCCCAGTACTCCTCATATTGCATCATATGGCTCAGTGTATAGACTTCTAAAACCACATGGTGCCTACAGCTCCTCTAGAACTGTGCCTTCTGCAAGCTATAAGCTTCCTATTAGCAGTTCTGTGACAACAATGTCTAAGTCTATACCAAATGGCCAAAATGGTTATAAGCCTGGGTTCTCTCAGATTAGTTATGATGCCACACAACAGGGAGATGCTAATAACTCTGTGGCTGCTACATATTATTCAAGAAATAAGCCCTCTCTAAGCAGCATGGTGATCTCAAGTGGCCCCATGATAAAATTTATTATGCCAAATGAGAGTAACTACCAACTTGTACAAACTATCAACAAAGCCCAGAGTAGTAACGAACCTGATACATCCATTAAGCCATTGGTGACAGTTGACCTACCTACTACTGAAACCTCTAAGCCGTTTGAGCATAGCCAAGGAATGATCTATCAAAGGCCTACTTCCCAGCCTCAAGTGCCAAATGAAAGCAGATGCCAGTGTCCTCAGACTGTTAAAAAGCCAATAGCTTCCCCCAAACCTCATTTGGCAAGTAAAAATCCATCAACTCTCCAATCAAAAACCACAGAGACTAGGTTTACACACCTGGGAAATGCCTACAGCTCAGTGGACACAACACACAAATCGTCCAGTGTCTTCAAGCCAGCTCAAACTACCTATATGCAGCAAATAGCCCAGCAGCTAGCAGGTTTTTCCCAAGATGATGTACATGACTCTAGTTCTACTGTAGAACCATTAAGTGGCTCTGTATATACAAGACCAGGGTATGTCTATGGCACATTTGTAAATACAGGTGCCTCGATGTACATGCCCTCTAGCAGTGCAAAGACAGTGCAAAGCAACTACATGCAACATTTCTATGAAGCTGGACTTTATTTCACCAAAGTTGTTTATGGTTCTTCTTCCTCTGCAGTGGCTTCAGGTGACTCAAAGGATGGTTTTACACTGTCAGGAAATGCAAATAGCTCAGCTGATAATACCTATACCTCAAATTCTCAGCCCACTGCTAGCGGTTCCAATTTGTCCCAAAATCCATATTTCATAGCAAGGCAAGGTCAGAGCTCTTACTCTATGTTTAAGCCACAGCAACCCAACTACAAATCTTTTCCAACAAGGTATATGCAAATACCATCCAAGAGTTTCAATACTTCATTTTCTCAAAAGGATTCTGTTCAGGATTCTGAGCAGCTAAACCAAATGAGGAATCAGCTGCCCGATATCCAGGCTGTAACTTCAGAAGGCTTTCAAACCTGGCACCATTCTGTCTTGGTTTCTGCCCCTCTCCAGGACAGTGATCAAAGTAAGCACCCTCGAAAACCTGATTCCCAACCTTTAATATCTATTCAGTCTCATCCATACAAACCTAAAAACCTGTTTGAGTATTTGTCAAGCCTGCCTCTCCCAGCTGGGCAATCTGTATCCAGCAACTACAACCAACTACAAACTGGACAATCAACTGGACAGCCAGAATCTGCCAATTTAACCAATTATAACCCTATCCAAACAATAAATTCTACATCTAAACCAATCCAGGGTTATCACAGTCCTGCCCCTTCACTTGTGTCCCAAGGAAGTGTTGGACTTGCTATGCCAAGGCCTGTTTCTGACCCATTGAATAGTGGGTATGTTGTAGACCAGGCTAGTAATCAGTCAGTTGTCCTTGTCAAGCCTTCTCAACAATTCTTCAGGCCTTTTTCATCATTGCTTAGTAGTCCAGAAAGTCGGCCCGTGTCTTCAGAAAGTTGGTATAGACCTTCACAACCAGATTCAGAGTTTGCCCTGAGAAGCTCCAGGCCAGTGCTGAATTTCCAGAAAGTTTCATTTACCAGGCCACTCCAGTCTGGGAAGGGTTCATTCAGTCCTACCCAGAAAGAATATGATTCCAATCATAGTAACTACCAGTTGTCTTATGACTAG
- the rnf207a gene encoding RING finger protein 207 → MSSLSLSAMPQVPSLGRRATSHRYICTKVLLAEGEETPFTEHCRNYEHKYQILQTEIQKLKDQMQELHRDLTKHHSLINTDSTEEILERSVHIDEQIEAQYSAMQTLRTMFEEACEEPFQRGTNEQEIYEAQLHDLLQLKQENSYLMTIARQIGPYILSIAKVKERLDPRFQEPKEPEDDRTETMLKIYEDSIVTSESQQSNDESSFTVYSRDSHRHKKAGILQHEAPKNSDHHWQSKHRNISETTLRKELPF, encoded by the exons ATGTCATCACTCTCTCTAAGTGCCATGCCTCAGGTCCCTTCTCTGGGACGTAGAGCCACTTCACACCGCTACATCTGTACTAAGGTCCTATTGGCTGAGGGTGAGGAGACGCCCTTCACCGAGCACTGTCGCAACTATGAGCACAAGTATCAG ATTCTACAGACAGAGATTCAAAAGCTGAAGGACCAGATGCAGGAGctgcacagagacctgaccAAGCACCACTCACTCATCAACACGGACTCCACAGAGGAGATCCTGGAGAGATCTGTGCACATTGATGAACAGATTGAAGCACAGTACTCTGCCATGCAGACTTTGAGGACCATGTTTGAGGAG GCCTGTGAGGAGCCATTTCAGAGAGGCACAAATGAGCAAGAGATCTATGAAG CACAGCTCCATGATCTTCTTCAGCTAAAGCAGGAAAACTCATACTTGATGACTATCGCACGACAGATTGGACCGTACATATTGTCTATAGCAAAAGTCAAGGAGCGCCTTGACCCCAG GTTCCAGGAGCCAAAAGAACCTGAAGATGACCGCACTGAGACCATGCTGAAGATCTATGAAGATAGTATAGTGACCAGTGAATCACAGCAGAG TAATGATGAGAGCTCTTTCACAGTCTACAGCCGGGATTCACACAGACATAAGAAAGCTGGAATCTTACAGCATGAGGCACCAAAAAACTCTGACCACCACTGGCAAAGCAAACacagaaatatttcagagaCAACGCTACGCAAAGAGCTGCCATTCTAG